From a region of the Salinispira pacifica genome:
- a CDS encoding phosphoribosylformylglycinamidine synthase subunit PurQ, with the protein MIAILTGYGINADKELGEAFTAAGGSVEFVHLRDLIDDPSMLESFRILAFPGGFSFGDHIGSGTILGHMVKNHLQDAINQLIQRDGLVLGICNGFQTLVKMGLLPNTQGDWSNEASLISNESGLFIDDWVGLTVNTLNPSPWIRNMPDFDCPIRHGEGKFIYAGMNAELKELPKELVAFRYQDNPNGSQDDIAGITDPSGRVLGMMPHPEAFIRGEQHPRRLKTSQGAGLSLFRNAVAYVSSDK; encoded by the coding sequence GTGATCGCAATACTGACCGGATATGGAATTAATGCCGATAAGGAGCTGGGAGAAGCATTTACGGCAGCGGGAGGCAGTGTGGAATTTGTACACCTCCGTGATCTGATTGATGACCCTTCAATGCTGGAATCTTTCCGGATTCTTGCTTTTCCCGGAGGTTTCAGTTTCGGGGATCATATCGGCTCGGGAACAATACTCGGGCATATGGTGAAAAATCATCTGCAGGATGCCATTAATCAGCTGATACAGCGGGACGGTCTTGTTCTGGGAATATGCAACGGCTTTCAAACCCTGGTGAAAATGGGGCTTTTGCCCAATACACAGGGAGACTGGAGCAATGAAGCAAGTCTGATTTCCAATGAAAGCGGGCTGTTTATTGATGACTGGGTTGGGCTGACCGTCAATACCTTGAATCCGTCACCCTGGATCCGAAATATGCCCGATTTTGACTGTCCAATCCGTCACGGTGAAGGAAAATTCATCTATGCCGGAATGAACGCCGAATTGAAAGAGCTGCCGAAGGAGCTGGTGGCATTCCGGTATCAGGATAATCCAAACGGATCTCAGGATGATATTGCAGGAATAACAGACCCCAGCGGGCGGGTACTGGGAATGATGCCCCATCCCGAAGCATTCATCCGGGGAGAGCAGCATCCCCGCCGCCTGA